One segment of Hemicordylus capensis ecotype Gifberg chromosome 8, rHemCap1.1.pri, whole genome shotgun sequence DNA contains the following:
- the R3HCC1 gene encoding R3H and coiled-coil domain-containing protein 1: MEIQAPEGHKKRHGLALFFPGGSTGMNGLDLRGRGRAQQRGRRGRAVGRGWAGSGAKGALQQQLAGLELRARRPKQPLQQDGRRPTVTLALRCLDGVFLSPTENDFVNKIVEELDHFLLQNQLEKVLLFPPLSSRLRYLIHRTVDDVDLLSSFSVGEGWRRRTVVCHSAIRLPDDQDDAPSNACIPSRPPSSRSRGGRPRGGPRRGEALADGSQVRRGNGRGRRKKPDRALYVPRVMRKKPEARRREDVEAFGTEPVGFGLNEDDEPRMSSVNSDRKEVLDASRIPSHIDPDLEAQSPRETCINNLEAGSKSGKGPLECPVLECAPPSSKEEGQSHVKETTSVSESSQKLAPLESECKGGTDALIPERCETSGLPEEHEEGRLGNTLLEGSRCPLLQEGQSESTAEAVTLGLAPNSPVVEDQGKRSPLSITLESSMTPTLPEVCKREGTGAILLKDSGNLFTLEDQSNDCVCAGGEECSVPLLLLEEGAGHVAASQHDPRVSALETQDENGVDASLVDCSQSGLSGPSIQDQSAPILEEDASPVLGSCRDPAVIEPQRPLCLNVSISENGKTDLVLESREREAIDLGASEWPGLVLSAGDRSLMSSAVEEKDSIFEEDCGAELLQEITNYLTIKDISIEKIQFDYSSYGEAQINEGDFGHVLEIYDFSPSLKTEHLLEIFTDFQESGFKVQWVDDTHALGVFSSLVAASQALEKSYESLKIRPLIHGTRQSKIKALQRPKLLQLAKERPQTDTVVARRLVTRALGLQRKPQRYTNRDVPEPENADPPE; this comes from the exons ATGGAGATACAAGCGCCTGAAGGGCACAAGAAGCGGCATGGACTTGCTCTGTTTTTCCctgggggcagcactgggatgAATGGGTTGGACCTGCGAGGAA GGGGGCGGGCGCAgcagaggggaagaagaggccGCGCAGTGGGGAGAGGGTGGGCTGGATCGGGCGCCAAAGGggcgctgcagcagcagctggctgggCTGGAATTGCGCGCCCGCCGACCCAAGCAGCCGCTCCAGCAGGACG GCCGTCGGCCCACTGTCACCCTGGCGCTGCGTTGCTTGGATGGTGTGTTCCTCTCCCCCACGGAGAATGATTTTGTCAACAAGATCGTCGAGGAGCTGGACCACTTTCTGCTTCAGAACCAGCTGGAGAA AGTTCTCTTGTTTCCTCCCTTGTCCAGTCGTCTCCGGTACCTGATTCACAGAACCGTGGATGATGTTGACCTCTTGAGCAGCTTTTCTGTCGGggaaggatggaggaggaggactgtaGTCTGTCACTCAGCAATAAG GTTGCCTGACGATCAAGACGACGCCCCTAGCAATGCCTGCATCCCAAGCCGCCCCCCCAGTTCGAGAAGCCGAGGAGGCAGGCCCAGGGGAGGGCCGCGTCGTGGGGAAGCGCTGGCTGATGGCTCTCAAGTTCGGAGAGGGAATGGTCGGGGCCGGAGGAAGAAGCCAGACAGAGCTCTGTACGTTCCTAGGGTGATGCGCAAGAAGCCCGAAGCTCGGAGAAGAGAAGATGTGGAAGCTTTTGGAACCGAGCCGGTCGGCTTTGGGCTGAATGAGGATGATGAGCCCAGAATGTCCAGTGTCAACTCTGACAGGAAAGAAGTTCTAGATGCCAGCCGAATACCTAGTCACATTGATCCAGACTTGGAAGCTCAGAGCCCTCGAGAGACGTGTATAAATAATCTGGAGGCTGGTAGTAAAAGTGGAAAGGGGCCCCTGGAGTGTCCCGTGTTGGAATGTGCCCCACCGTCTTCGAAAGAGGAAGGCCAAAGTCATGTCAAGGAGACCACCTCCGTGTCGGAGAGCAGCCAGAAACTGGCCCCACTGGAGAGTGAATGTAAGGGTGGCACAGATGCTTTGATACCAGAGCGCTGCGAAACCTCAGGCCTACCAGAAGAGCATGAAGAAGGAAGGCTTGGCAACACATTGTTGGAAGGAAGTCGATGTCCGCTTCTGCAGGAAGGCCAGAGCGAGAGCACTGCCGAGGCCGTCACTTTGGGATTGGCCCCAAACTCACCTGTGGTGGAAGATCAGGGGAAAAGAAGCCCGCTTTCCATTACGCTGGAAAGCAGCATGACTCCCACCCTACCTGAAGTCTGCAAGAGAGAGGGTACGGGCGCCATCTTGCTGAAGGATAGTGGCAATCTGTTCACCTTGGAGGATCAGAGTAAcgattgtgtgtgtgctggtggaGAGGAGTGTAGCGTCCCGCTGCTTTTGCTGGAAGAGGGTGCTGGGCATGTTGCAGCATCCCAACACGACCCCAGAGTCTCCGCATTGGAAACCCAGGATGAGAACGGCGTTGATGCATCCTTAGTGGACTGTAGCCAATCTGGGCTCTCTGGGCCGAGCATTCAGGACCAAAGTGCTCCTATATTGGAAGAGGACGCGTCTCCTGTCCTGGGCTCTTGCAGAGATCCAGCTGTGATAGAGCCTCAGAGACCGCTCTGTTTGAATGTCTCCATCTCGGAAAATGGCAAAACTGACCTTGTGCTTGAAAGTCGGGAGAGAGAAGCGATTGACCTGGGAGCTAGTGAGTGGCCTGGGCTGGTTCTGTCTGCAGGTGACAGAAGTTTGATGAGCTCGGCAGTGGAAGAGAAGGACAGCATCTTTGAAGAGGATTGTGGTGCTGAACTCTTACAAGAG ATCACAAATTATTTGACCATAAAGGACATAAGCATTGAGAAGATCCAGTTTGACTACTCCAGCTATGGGGAGGCACAAATCAATGAGGGAGATTTTGGACATGTGCTAGAGATCTATGATTTTTCACCCTCCTTGAAAACGGAGCACCTTCTGGAGATTTTCACAGACTTCCA AGAGAGTGGATTTAAAGTGCAGTGGGTTGACGATACTCATGCTCTCGGGGTCTTCTCCAGTTTGGTAGCAG CCTCTCAAGCCTTGGAAAAGAGTTATGAATCCTTAAAGATCCGGCCCTTAATCCATGGCACAAGACAGTCAAAAATCAAGGCTCTTCAACGGCCAA AGCTCCTTCAACTGGCCAAAGAGAGACCCCAGACAGACACAGTGGTGGCTAGAAGGCTGGTGACCAGGGCCTTGGGACTGCAACGCAAACCCCAGCGGTACACAAACCGGGACGTACCAGAGCCAGAAAACGCAGACCCACCAGAGTAA